A stretch of the Archangium violaceum genome encodes the following:
- a CDS encoding ABC transporter ATP-binding protein, with protein MIDVEGLTRYYGGHAAIRELSFRIGRGEVIGFLGLNGAGKTTTLKILGCVLLPTSGRAVIDGYDVVSHPHEVRQRIGYLPDTPPLYDEMEVGEFLAFVARLRGVSSREVSARVAEAEEKTGLRDVHDAPISSLSHGYRQRVGVAQALVHRPALLILDEPGSGLDPRQMVEMRSLIRGLRGAHTVLVSSHLLPEISQTCDRLLVIKDGELVAQGTEEELGQRLGGGGFIEVEVRGERTRVLAALEGMGPVRVMGEAEGVVTLRVEAPADLRPKVARAVVDAGLELLRLDRGVEKLESLFLRLTQAGEGSAT; from the coding sequence ATGATCGACGTCGAGGGGCTGACCCGGTACTACGGCGGCCACGCGGCCATCCGCGAGCTCTCCTTCCGCATCGGCCGGGGCGAGGTCATCGGCTTCCTGGGACTCAACGGCGCGGGCAAGACGACCACCTTGAAGATTCTCGGATGCGTGCTGCTGCCCACCTCGGGGCGGGCCGTCATCGATGGCTACGACGTGGTGAGCCATCCCCACGAGGTGCGCCAGCGCATCGGCTACCTCCCGGACACGCCGCCGCTGTACGACGAGATGGAGGTGGGGGAGTTCCTCGCCTTCGTGGCGAGGCTGCGCGGCGTGTCCTCGCGCGAGGTGTCCGCCCGTGTGGCCGAGGCCGAGGAGAAGACGGGACTGCGTGACGTGCACGACGCGCCCATCTCCTCGCTGAGCCACGGGTACCGGCAGCGTGTGGGCGTGGCGCAGGCGCTCGTCCATCGTCCGGCGCTGCTCATCCTCGACGAGCCGGGCAGCGGCCTGGATCCGCGGCAGATGGTGGAGATGCGCTCGCTCATCCGCGGGCTGCGGGGCGCGCACACGGTGCTCGTCTCCAGCCACCTGCTGCCGGAGATCAGCCAGACGTGTGATCGGCTCCTGGTCATCAAGGACGGGGAGCTCGTGGCCCAGGGCACCGAGGAGGAGCTGGGCCAGCGCCTGGGCGGCGGGGGGTTCATCGAGGTGGAGGTGCGGGGCGAACGGACGCGGGTGCTGGCGGCGCTCGAGGGAATGGGGCCGGTGCGCGTGATGGGCGAGGCGGAGGGCGTGGTGACGCTCCGGGTGGAGGCCCCGGCGGACCTGCGGCCGAAGGTGGCCCGGGCGGTGGTGGATGCGGGGCTGGAACTGCTCCGGTTGGACCGTGGGGTGGAGAAGCTCGAGTCCCTCTTCCTGCGGCTCACCC
- a CDS encoding TIGR01777 family oxidoreductase, producing the protein MGKSQLFEARSQMPVDAEAVFAWHAREGAFQRLTPPWEPVEVVEKQGDGIREGTRLVLRMRVGPVPLQWTARHTRYIPGSLFQDMQESGPFARWVHTHRMWNEAAGGAVLEDDVEYALPVGTLGRVFGGGYARHRLERMFAYRHAVTREDLRRHAAFAGHESLTVAVSGASGLVGSALVPFLTTGGHRVRRLVRGQPGAGEIVWAPGQGEMDLIALEGVDAVVHLAGAPIAESRWTPEYKALIRRSRIDGTRVLCESLARLARPPRVLVSASAMGFYGSRGDEVLTESSSSGEGFLADVTREWEAATAPAEQAGIRVVHLRLGVVLSARGGALAKMLHAFQAGGGGRLGNGKQWMSWVSLEDVIGLVHFALFSEGMRGPVNAVAPNPVRQEELAWTLGQVLSRPALFPLPATAVRALFGEMGQETLLVSSRVRPEVAENQGFTFLHPSLEQALRFTLGKTTEGPRFRHGLTRSPLG; encoded by the coding sequence ATGGGCAAGTCGCAGCTATTCGAAGCTCGCAGCCAGATGCCCGTGGATGCCGAGGCGGTCTTCGCCTGGCACGCCCGCGAGGGAGCCTTCCAGCGTCTGACGCCCCCCTGGGAGCCCGTGGAGGTGGTGGAGAAGCAGGGCGATGGCATCCGCGAGGGTACGCGCTTGGTGTTGCGCATGCGCGTGGGGCCGGTGCCCCTGCAGTGGACGGCGAGGCACACCCGCTACATTCCCGGCTCGCTCTTCCAGGACATGCAGGAGTCGGGGCCCTTCGCCCGGTGGGTCCACACGCATCGCATGTGGAACGAGGCCGCGGGGGGCGCGGTGCTGGAGGACGACGTGGAGTACGCGCTGCCGGTGGGGACGCTCGGGCGCGTGTTTGGCGGCGGCTACGCGCGGCACCGGTTGGAGCGGATGTTCGCGTATCGCCACGCGGTGACCCGGGAGGATCTGCGGCGCCACGCGGCCTTCGCCGGGCACGAGTCGCTGACGGTGGCGGTGAGCGGCGCGTCGGGGCTGGTGGGGAGCGCGCTGGTGCCCTTCCTCACCACGGGAGGCCACCGGGTGCGGCGGCTGGTGCGGGGCCAACCGGGAGCCGGGGAGATCGTTTGGGCACCGGGCCAGGGTGAGATGGATCTGATCGCGCTGGAGGGCGTGGACGCGGTGGTGCACCTGGCCGGGGCGCCCATCGCCGAGAGCCGCTGGACGCCGGAGTACAAGGCCCTCATCCGCCGCAGCCGCATCGATGGCACCCGGGTGCTGTGCGAGTCGCTCGCGCGTCTGGCGCGTCCGCCGCGGGTCCTGGTGAGCGCGTCGGCCATGGGCTTCTACGGCAGCCGGGGCGACGAGGTGCTCACCGAGTCCAGCTCGTCCGGGGAGGGGTTCCTCGCCGACGTCACCCGGGAGTGGGAGGCGGCCACGGCCCCCGCGGAGCAGGCCGGCATTCGCGTGGTGCACCTGCGCCTGGGCGTGGTGCTGAGCGCCCGGGGCGGCGCGTTGGCGAAGATGCTGCACGCCTTCCAGGCCGGAGGCGGAGGACGCCTCGGGAACGGCAAGCAGTGGATGAGCTGGGTGTCCCTCGAGGACGTCATCGGCCTCGTCCACTTCGCCCTGTTCTCCGAGGGAATGCGAGGGCCCGTCAACGCGGTGGCGCCAAACCCCGTGCGGCAGGAGGAGCTCGCCTGGACGCTTGGCCAGGTGCTCTCCCGGCCGGCGCTCTTCCCGCTGCCGGCCACCGCCGTGCGGGCCCTCTTCGGGGAGATGGGCCAGGAGACGCTCCTCGTCAGCTCGCGCGTCCGCCCCGAGGTGGCCGAGAATCAGGGCTTCACCTTCCTCCATCCCTCGCTGGAGCAGGCCCTGCGCTTCACACTCGGGAAGACGACGGAGGGGCCGCGTTTCCGCCATGGGCTGACAAGGAGTCCGCTTGGATGA
- a CDS encoding L-threonylcarbamoyladenylate synthase, which yields METLRRGGVIALPTETVYGLAANCEDELAVRRVFAIKGRPATHPLIVHVARAEELPSWARHVPEEAWLLARAFWPGPLTLVLPRTSRATDAVTGGQDTVAVRVPHHPVALAVLDALGGGVAAPSANRFGRVSPTTAEHVRADLGDEVDLILDGGPCTVGVESTIVDLSGKEPAVLRPGGLAVEELERVLGREVPVRTSATVRVSGSLASHYAPRAGVVLSEPADVVARVEALRAQGRSVGVMGPASLTLPQGVPRYDVPEDPAGAARVLYTRLREADLQGHDVLVACLPRAEGLGIAVRDRLARAAAPRPPGT from the coding sequence GTGGAAACACTCCGGCGCGGCGGCGTCATCGCCCTGCCCACGGAGACGGTCTATGGGCTGGCGGCCAATTGCGAGGACGAGCTGGCCGTGCGCCGCGTCTTCGCCATCAAGGGACGCCCCGCCACCCACCCGCTCATCGTCCACGTGGCCCGCGCCGAGGAGCTACCCTCCTGGGCCCGCCACGTCCCCGAGGAGGCCTGGCTTCTGGCCAGGGCCTTCTGGCCGGGGCCCCTCACCCTGGTGCTCCCTCGCACCTCGCGCGCCACGGATGCCGTGACGGGTGGCCAGGACACGGTGGCGGTCCGCGTCCCCCACCACCCCGTGGCCCTGGCCGTGCTGGACGCCCTGGGCGGCGGCGTGGCCGCTCCGAGCGCCAACCGCTTCGGCAGGGTGAGCCCCACCACCGCGGAGCACGTGCGGGCGGACCTGGGGGACGAGGTGGACCTCATCCTCGACGGAGGCCCGTGCACGGTGGGCGTGGAGTCCACCATCGTCGATTTGAGCGGCAAGGAGCCGGCGGTGCTGCGCCCCGGAGGCCTGGCGGTGGAGGAGCTCGAGCGCGTCCTGGGGCGCGAGGTGCCGGTGCGGACCTCGGCCACGGTGCGCGTCTCGGGCAGCCTCGCCTCGCACTACGCGCCCCGGGCGGGGGTGGTGCTCTCCGAGCCCGCGGACGTCGTGGCTCGCGTGGAGGCCCTGCGCGCCCAGGGCCGGAGCGTCGGAGTGATGGGCCCGGCGAGCCTCACGCTGCCCCAGGGAGTGCCCCGCTACGACGTGCCGGAAGATCCGGCCGGCGCGGCACGCGTCCTCTACACCCGGCTGCGCGAGGCGGATCTCCAGGGCCATGACGTCCTGGTGGCCTGCCTGCCTCGCGCCGAGGGCCTCGGCATCGCCGTGAGGGATCGGCTCGCCCGAGCCGCCGCGCCCCGGCCCCCCGGTACCTGA
- the hemH gene encoding ferrochelatase — MTPARKGLLLINLGTPDAPETGAVRRYLREFLGDPRVVDIHPVGRWFLLNFIILPFRSPKSAHAYRTIWTEQGSPLMVHSRALEKAVAERLAGEYEVELAMRYGNPSLPDAVARLRARGVADFTVLPLYPQEAPSSSGSSLARTYEVLSEPWDVPNVRAVPAFHGHPAFLDAFAEVARPVISDARAEHVLFSFHGVPERHVRRTDASGSHCLASAGCCDALTEANRHCYRAQCFATARGLAKRLGLSPDGWSVSFQSRLGRTPWVQPYTDVVLPELAARGVKRLAVMCPAFVADCLETVEEVAIRGREQFLASGGESLTLVPSLNSHPAWVDAVVQLVRESEAVATSSPAAAAAPAVPNRAG; from the coding sequence ATGACTCCCGCACGCAAGGGGTTGCTGCTCATCAACCTGGGTACGCCGGATGCCCCTGAAACCGGCGCCGTGCGCCGCTACCTCCGCGAGTTCCTCGGTGATCCGCGCGTGGTGGACATCCACCCGGTGGGCCGCTGGTTCCTGCTCAACTTCATCATCCTTCCCTTCCGCTCGCCCAAGAGCGCGCACGCCTACCGCACCATCTGGACGGAGCAGGGCTCGCCGCTGATGGTGCACTCGCGCGCCCTGGAGAAGGCGGTGGCCGAGCGGCTCGCCGGTGAGTACGAGGTGGAACTGGCCATGCGCTACGGCAACCCCTCGCTGCCGGACGCGGTGGCGCGGCTGCGGGCGCGGGGCGTGGCGGACTTCACCGTGCTGCCGCTCTATCCGCAGGAGGCCCCGTCCTCCTCGGGCTCCTCGCTGGCGCGCACCTACGAGGTGCTGTCCGAGCCCTGGGACGTGCCCAACGTGCGGGCGGTGCCCGCCTTCCACGGGCACCCGGCGTTCCTGGACGCCTTCGCGGAGGTGGCGCGCCCCGTCATCTCCGACGCGCGGGCGGAGCACGTCCTCTTCAGCTTCCACGGTGTGCCCGAGCGCCATGTGCGCCGCACCGATGCCTCGGGCTCGCACTGCCTGGCCTCCGCGGGGTGCTGTGACGCCCTCACGGAGGCCAACCGCCACTGCTACCGGGCCCAGTGCTTCGCCACGGCGCGGGGACTGGCGAAGCGGCTGGGGCTCTCGCCCGACGGGTGGAGCGTGTCCTTCCAGTCCCGCCTGGGGCGTACCCCGTGGGTTCAGCCCTACACGGACGTGGTGCTGCCGGAGCTGGCCGCGCGCGGGGTGAAACGCCTGGCGGTGATGTGCCCCGCCTTCGTCGCCGACTGCCTGGAGACGGTGGAAGAGGTGGCCATTCGCGGGCGAGAGCAGTTCCTCGCGAGCGGGGGCGAGTCGCTCACCCTCGTCCCCTCGCTCAACTCGCACCCCGCATGGGTGGACGCCGTGGTCCAGCTCGTGCGCGAGTCGGAGGCAGTGGCTACTTCTTCGCCTGCGGCTGCAGCAGCTCCTGCGGTACCGAATCGAGCGGGGTGA
- the apaG gene encoding Co2+/Mg2+ efflux protein ApaG, translated as MSSVTTEGIRVTVKPSYWPERSAPESHQYAFMYTVEIINTGQDVAQLRSRHWIITDATGKVEEVKGEGVVGKQPRLGPGERFEYTSWAQLRTPFGSMRGSYTMERADGRQFEARIGEFALTQPHSLH; from the coding sequence ATGTCCTCCGTTACCACCGAAGGCATTCGCGTCACCGTCAAGCCCAGCTACTGGCCGGAGCGGAGCGCCCCCGAGTCCCACCAGTACGCCTTCATGTACACGGTGGAGATCATCAACACGGGCCAGGATGTGGCGCAGTTGCGCAGCCGCCATTGGATCATCACCGACGCCACCGGAAAGGTGGAAGAGGTGAAGGGCGAGGGCGTGGTGGGCAAGCAGCCTCGTCTGGGTCCCGGGGAGCGCTTCGAGTACACGAGCTGGGCGCAGCTGCGCACGCCCTTTGGCTCCATGCGCGGCTCCTACACCATGGAGCGCGCGGACGGACGCCAGTTCGAGGCGCGCATCGGTGAGTTCGCCCTCACCCAACCCCACTCCCTGCACTGA
- a CDS encoding TerC family protein, whose protein sequence is MNTQTALWVGFNVFVLAMLALDLGLFHRKEHVVSPKEAGGWTVVWIVLSLLFCGGLWYSGFWTTSQATEWVTAYVIEYALSVDNLFVFLMVFAYFRVAPEVQHRVLFWGIMGAFVMRAALILAGTALVQRFHWLLYIFGAFLVFTAAKMAFSKEDDDAADPEQTAIVKLSRRMLPVARQGEGSHFFTIEDGRRKVTPLFLVLMVVEATDLLFALDSIPAVLGISQNAFIVYTSNVCAILGLRSLFFVVSSLMDKFHLLKMGLAAILGFVGMKMLIVFFDIHVPIGLSLGIIGGVLVASIVASLIWPKVEAPEPPAQPAQPGRDREGANS, encoded by the coding sequence GTGAACACACAAACCGCGCTCTGGGTGGGATTCAACGTCTTCGTCCTGGCCATGCTGGCCCTGGACCTGGGCCTCTTCCACCGCAAGGAGCACGTGGTGTCGCCCAAGGAGGCGGGCGGGTGGACGGTGGTGTGGATCGTCCTCAGCCTGCTCTTCTGCGGAGGCCTCTGGTACTCGGGCTTCTGGACGACGTCCCAGGCCACCGAATGGGTGACGGCCTACGTCATCGAGTACGCGCTCTCGGTGGACAACCTCTTCGTCTTCCTCATGGTGTTCGCCTACTTCCGGGTGGCGCCAGAGGTGCAGCACCGGGTGCTCTTCTGGGGAATCATGGGCGCGTTCGTCATGCGCGCCGCCCTCATCCTGGCCGGCACCGCGCTCGTCCAGCGCTTCCACTGGCTGCTCTACATCTTCGGCGCCTTCCTCGTCTTCACCGCGGCGAAGATGGCCTTCTCCAAGGAAGACGACGACGCCGCGGACCCCGAGCAGACGGCCATCGTGAAGCTGTCGCGGCGCATGCTGCCGGTGGCTCGCCAGGGCGAGGGCAGCCACTTCTTCACCATCGAGGACGGCCGGCGCAAGGTGACGCCCCTCTTCCTGGTGCTGATGGTGGTGGAGGCCACGGACCTGCTCTTCGCCCTGGACTCGATCCCCGCCGTGCTGGGCATCAGCCAGAACGCCTTCATCGTCTACACGTCCAACGTGTGCGCCATCCTCGGCCTGCGCTCGCTCTTCTTCGTGGTGTCGAGCCTCATGGACAAGTTCCACCTGCTCAAGATGGGACTGGCCGCCATCCTCGGCTTCGTGGGCATGAAGATGCTCATCGTCTTCTTCGACATCCACGTCCCCATCGGGCTGTCGCTGGGCATCATCGGCGGGGTGTTGGTGGCCTCCATCGTGGCCTCGCTCATCTGGCCCAAGGTGGAGGCTCCCGAGCCGCCCGCCCAGCCAGCGCAGCCGGGGCGGGACCGGGAAGGGGCCAACTCCTGA
- the glgX gene encoding glycogen debranching protein GlgX: MKRAEVLPGKPYPLGATYLGNGVNFAVFSEHARKVEVCIFDPEQPSRELRRYVLPEQTQHVWHGFIPGLQTGTLYGLRAHGAYEPRRGLRFNPHKLLVDPYARALHGQVDFSAPVYAYTLGESEQDLSFDTRDSAAGVPKAVVITDDYDWEGDRLPSVPWNRTLIYEAHVKGLTKLHPAIPEHLRGTYAAMGHPAILEHLTKLGVTAVELLPIHAHVDEPFLVNKGLTNYWGYSTLGYFSPDARFSSSGSRGGQVVEFKSMVKALHRAGIEVILDVVYNHTCEGNHLGPTLSFKGLDNAAYYRLLDKDPRYYQDFTGTGNSWNATHPYALKLVMDSLRYWVQVMHVDGFRFDLATTLGRDRYGYDTRAAFFQMVHQDPVLSRVKLIAEPWDVGDFGYQVGNFPVVWSEWNGKYRDTIRRYWKGDDRQAAEIGYRLTGSSDLYALSGRKPTASVNFITAHDGFTLHDLVTYSQKHNEANLEENRDGANDNHSWNCGVEGETADPVVNELREQQKRNFLASLFLSQGVPMLLAGDEMGRTQRGNNNAYCQDNAISWVDWNLSESQRKLLDFTCLLSRLRREQPVLTKRKFFRGSHIWDSELKDLAWFRPDGQEMKKEDWEKPYVRSISFLLGGDAIASPDDEGQRIVGDTLLVLMNAHHEPITFQLPAIEWGADWEEVVDTGQSRVSLHTHTPAGGAVVVAGRALVVLRRPATE, translated from the coding sequence ATGAAGCGGGCCGAGGTGCTTCCGGGCAAGCCGTATCCCCTGGGCGCCACGTACCTTGGTAATGGAGTCAACTTCGCCGTCTTCAGCGAGCATGCGCGGAAGGTGGAGGTGTGCATCTTCGATCCGGAGCAGCCCTCGCGGGAGCTGCGCCGCTACGTCCTGCCGGAGCAGACGCAGCACGTGTGGCACGGCTTCATCCCGGGGCTGCAGACGGGCACCCTCTACGGCTTGCGCGCCCACGGCGCCTACGAGCCCCGGCGCGGTCTGCGTTTCAACCCGCATAAGCTGCTGGTGGACCCCTACGCCCGTGCCCTGCACGGGCAGGTGGACTTCTCCGCCCCCGTCTACGCCTACACGCTCGGGGAGTCGGAGCAGGATCTCAGCTTCGACACGCGCGACAGTGCCGCCGGCGTGCCCAAGGCCGTGGTGATCACCGACGACTACGACTGGGAGGGGGACAGGCTTCCCTCCGTGCCGTGGAACCGGACGCTCATCTACGAGGCCCATGTGAAGGGCCTCACGAAGCTGCACCCGGCCATCCCCGAGCACCTGCGTGGCACCTACGCGGCCATGGGCCACCCGGCCATCCTCGAGCACCTCACGAAGCTGGGTGTCACCGCGGTGGAGCTGCTGCCCATCCACGCCCACGTGGATGAACCCTTCCTCGTCAACAAGGGCCTCACCAACTACTGGGGTTACAGTACCCTGGGCTATTTCTCCCCGGACGCGCGCTTCAGCTCCTCCGGCTCGCGCGGCGGCCAGGTCGTCGAGTTCAAGTCCATGGTGAAGGCGCTCCACCGCGCCGGCATCGAGGTCATCCTCGACGTCGTCTACAACCACACCTGCGAGGGCAACCACCTCGGGCCCACCCTGTCCTTCAAGGGCCTGGACAACGCCGCCTACTACCGGCTGCTGGACAAGGATCCGCGCTACTACCAGGACTTCACCGGCACCGGGAACTCGTGGAACGCCACCCACCCCTACGCGCTCAAGCTCGTCATGGACAGCCTGCGCTACTGGGTGCAGGTGATGCACGTGGATGGCTTCCGCTTCGACCTGGCCACCACCCTGGGACGCGACCGGTACGGCTACGACACCCGCGCCGCCTTCTTCCAGATGGTGCACCAGGATCCGGTGCTCAGCCGCGTGAAGCTCATCGCCGAGCCCTGGGACGTGGGCGACTTCGGCTACCAGGTGGGCAACTTCCCCGTGGTGTGGAGCGAGTGGAACGGCAAGTACCGCGACACCATCCGCCGCTACTGGAAGGGGGATGACCGGCAGGCGGCGGAGATCGGCTACCGGCTCACCGGCTCGTCGGACCTGTACGCGCTGAGCGGCCGCAAGCCCACCGCGAGCGTCAACTTCATCACCGCCCACGACGGCTTCACCCTGCACGACCTCGTCACCTACAGCCAGAAGCACAACGAGGCCAACCTGGAGGAGAACCGGGACGGGGCCAACGACAACCACTCGTGGAACTGCGGCGTGGAGGGCGAGACGGCGGACCCCGTCGTCAACGAGCTGCGCGAGCAGCAGAAGCGCAACTTCCTCGCCTCGCTCTTCCTGTCCCAGGGCGTGCCCATGCTGCTGGCCGGTGACGAGATGGGCCGGACCCAGCGCGGCAACAACAACGCCTACTGCCAGGACAACGCGATCTCCTGGGTGGACTGGAACCTCTCCGAGTCCCAGCGCAAGCTGCTGGACTTCACCTGCCTCCTGAGCCGGCTGCGCCGCGAGCAGCCGGTGCTCACCAAGCGCAAGTTCTTCCGCGGCTCCCATATCTGGGACAGCGAGCTGAAGGATCTGGCCTGGTTCCGTCCGGACGGGCAGGAGATGAAGAAGGAGGACTGGGAGAAGCCCTACGTGCGCTCCATCTCCTTCCTGCTGGGCGGAGATGCGATCGCCTCCCCGGACGACGAGGGCCAGCGCATCGTCGGGGACACACTCCTGGTGCTGATGAACGCCCACCACGAGCCCATCACCTTCCAGCTCCCGGCCATCGAGTGGGGCGCGGACTGGGAAGAGGTGGTGGACACCGGCCAGTCCCGCGTGTCCCTGCACACCCATACGCCCGCCGGTGGCGCCGTGGTGGTGGCGGGCCGGGCCCTGGTGGTGCTACGCCGCCCGGCGACGGAATAG